The genomic stretch ctaaaggctcctgaataaatgggagtGTTATATATATGGTCATCATCCATCCTTGCCCACTCCAGATCCCCTTCAACTCTATTTAGAATTTCCTCCTGAATTCTCTGGTCACGGTCCAAAACCCCACTCAGACTCCCCTGACCTGCATAAATCAAATAGAGATCATTCTCCTGCAGCTGATTCAGATGTTCAAAGGGTCCCATGTTCAGGTCACCTTGATTATCAAAGTTCTCCTCCACACTGTGATATTCCTCATTCTGCCCATTCTCCTCTCCAAGCCATCCCCCAATATTTGCCGGCACTCCAATTGGGACCTGAGAACCACTTCTATTTTGAAGTTGATTTTGAGGAATACCACTCCCCTCTCCCATGTCAACATCCTGATTTTGCTGTACATTTACCCCTACAGAGGTACCTCCAGCAGCTTTACCCACCCCGGGCCTCGTTCATAACCACATCTTCAGCTACACCTTGACCTCGTCCCTGGTTCTGGTTCAACCCCCCCATTCTGATTCATATCTCCATTACCCACTTGAAAAATCACAGGCGCAGTAAAAGGCTGAGCAGTTATTGTAAAAGTCATCCCTGGTAAAACCCTACCCCTAGGGTAAGCCCCAAAACAAAGTCAAATGGTTTGAGATATAACCTGACACGTTGATATTAAGAACAACTCAGAACAAAGGTAAAGTCGGGCATCGCGTAGCCATATTAACTAATTTAAATAAATGAGAACAATTAGCACTGATACTGTGATATATACAGCAGTttatagactatacatctgaggtagtacctcttattgtttattttctgagttttattttaaagtttttgagttctgctttagtataaagtttttgagcacatttactaaaatattacactaaaaaaatataatattgctcaaaaactatatttataaatggtaatatgctcagaaaaaatgtgtatatgctcaaaaactacaacgtctgaggtactacctcagatgcgtaatctTTTTTCTCTATATACAGCCACACCGACCTACTTAGGTATACATACAACAACTAGCAATTTGGCACATGTTTTTTTGATGCATGCCTTAAATAAGTTTTGAATTCTTCTACAACAATCTAATGACTCCATTCCACGTTCCACTCCACTTTACAAAAATTAATGAACTTTACATTCATGAATCATTAATTAATAGTATAATCAACTTTTCAACTCATCGTTTTCTTCatcttctccatttttttatgcagtataattattattattatatgagaCGCTTTTATATTATAAGACGATTTTATATTGTGTAACGGTCTCATTTTGTAAAAAGACAACtcaattattaataataaatgaatagttttttttttacaaaaatgaaCCGTCTCACCCCGTGACACGTCTCTTTCTATAAATTGCATTTCTGATGTATGAACTTCTCTACAAACATTTACTTGGTCTTTTCAAATTATAACcctatattaatattaataatctcACCAAACCTCCCCTTATTTAAACCCATCATTTTCATACTTCCTCACCAAACACTTCTCTTAAGTATTGATTAATACTCCTAAAACCATATTTTGCCTTCCTAACCAAAAACAAAAATGACAACTTCTTCAACCTTGCTCTCAAAAACAATTTGTTCTTCTCTTATTAATCATCAAAACCCAAAATCACTAGCATTTTCTTCAACTAATGCTAGTTTTGGTCAAGTTGGATTTAAGCTTTGTGGGAAATCATTCACAAAAAGCCTCAAATCAACTAGGAGTACTTCCCGTCAGTTTTCTAACAGACCATCACTTACTTGCAGAAATCAAGTTTCCACTTTTGATCGTTCATCAGGTTAGCTTTTCTTACTCTTtcttttttgttaattattttaGAATCTTAAAATGTGGTGGTATATCATATATGTAATACTCAGTGTTTTCGTCGTTCCATTTGATTGTATATGTTGTTCAGAAGTTAGTTCAATTTAATGAAACAGACGaaataacatataattagaaATGTATTTTTTTAACATGTGTTTTAAGGTTACACAATAAGAACTCATATGATAAAAATAGTTTAAAAAATATTTCATTATATATGGTAATTATGATAAGAGAATCACAATAATTTGTCACTTGAGTTGTATACGTATGACCTTAGAACACACGTTGAAGAATCCGTAAGTTATTATACCTATACCTATAACTATCATTAAGGCTATAAAGTATAACCATCATATGATTCTTCAATGAAATTATCATTACATTGTGAAACAATGGAGGTAGTGCATCACTAACTTTATTACCTTTTGCTTTTAATGATTTTTCCATGAAACTATAATACTTTCTTCGTCCCGGTTAATAGTTTACATTTTATTCTGTTGTTTCGGTGAATAGTTTATCTTTTTGTATTGGATATATAAACATTTCAGTGAGACGGAGGGATTTCTATTCAATTTGCCAAAATCTTTTAATGGTCCACATATCCTACTTGCCCACTCTCATACATACAATAATAAGATTTAAATTGAAATATATGAAGTTTGATTGAATTGGTTAAATTGCACAGATGAAAGGGTGCAGAATTTCAGTGTGTATGAGTTGAATCATAGAGATCGTGAGAGTCCAGCAATTCTTAAACTCAGCAAAAAGACTGATGTTTTTGCACTTGGTGACTTAGTCCCTTTCACTAATACGGTATTTTTTATTACCCTGTTTTTCTCTAATATGCAACATTCTTTTTTTCCAATTAGTCTCACTTGTGACAGATATATCCACTACAAAACCAGTAAAATATCACTTACATGGATAGATAAACAAAAGTCAGAGTAATTCTTACGGCAAAAACAATTATTGCACCATCTAATTGTTTTTGTCCTTGGTAAAAACAGTTGTACAGCGGAGACCTGCAAAAGAGGCTAGGAATAACAGTAAAATATCACTTACATGGATAGATAAACAAAAGTCAGAGTAATTCTTACGGCAAAAACAATTATTGCACCATCTAATTGTTTTTGTCCTTGGTAAAAACAGTTGTACAGCGGAGACCTGCAAAAGAGGCTAGGAATAACAGCAGGACTATGCATACTAATACAAAACAAACCAGAAAAGAAAGGAGACAGATATGAAGCAATCTATAGCTTCTACTTTGGTGATTACGGTCATCTTTCAATTCAAGGACCATACTTAACCTATGAGGACTCTTATTTGACCGTGACGGGTGGTACCGGGATTTTTGAGGGAGCCTATGGTCAAGTGAGATTGCACCAAATTGTGTACCCTATCAAGATTTTCTATACATTTTCGTTGAAGGGTCTTAAGGGTGACTTGCCTGATGTTCTTCTTGGTACCCCTGTCGAGCCTAGACCCGATGTTGAGCCTCATCCTGCTGCTAAGGATACTCTTCCTCATGGAGTTATCCCTAATTTTACTGATTAGTTTAAGGGTAATCATGTTTTCTGAGTGATTTTATTTATGTCGTTGTCCTAATTAATAATGGATGATTAAGGAGGGTCAAGGCGTGTTATTCTAGTGTTTTTGATGTCATGAGCTTGTAATGCTGATTTATAAATGGAAATAAATGGTTTAGTCTCGATTCGAGTTGGTTAATAATTTTCAAATGTTGAGGCTTCCGCTAAAGATGTTTGAACCTAACCCGTTGATTTAAGTCCTCAGCGACCTAGATTCGTCTCTCCATGTGACAATCACCTTCTTCTTCTGGTTTATCCGTATGTTTTGAGTTCTGTACGTAGTTACTTCAAATCTTCGTGTGTTTTGGCATAACTTCCATTTTTCTGTCGATTTCGAATCTCTTGCACTTTTGAGATGCTGAAACAAATTGGTGGAGTGTCGATTCAAATGTTTAACCCTCCAAGCAATTTGTTTGGGCCAGTAGCCCACTTCCCCTCCCATTCCACCCCGCAAATCCGCCTCTGGCCAATAGCCCAATAATGTCTAATAATATAAGTAGTGGATACATGTTAAAAAAAAACCGATATAAGTAAAATCAAgccaaactaggtttaaacccgtgaaattcacgggtctgcttttaaaattttaaataaatatacCTAATCATACATAGTGAAGATATAATTTATTTTAAACTATTAACTATATATATGAACTATCATATATAGTGTTCATTAGCATGATTAAGACTTGATAAATGAATTTGTTAGAAGTCCTAAATATCATTTCATTTTAGGTATTTTTTTGCTAAATAATGCTACTTGTTAAACGCGTTCAAAAAAATAAGCTACCTAAaacttttgtaaaaaaaaaaaactacttcggtgaaaaaaggtacctgaaataCGCTGCCAAACAGAGTCTTATACACTGAACGTTTTCTTTGTATAAAAAGACAAATCATTTACAACCATTACATAAGTAGTTTTCTGATCAATGGACTATCTCATACTCCCTCCAGACACCTATTTTCACCCCCATTTGCTTTATTGCGGTCTCCAAGACGGCACTTTGACCGTAATTTTCGACGTctatatgttaattttttttcttgaatttttttttcgtGAAAGTTATCATAAAAATAAGTGTGAATGTTTTTATTTtataatccaataatttttattCTCCAAGTTATTTACGGTCAAAGTTCGGAAACTTTGACCTCCTAAACgcaaatggggtgaaaataggtgtgtggagggagtagtataaaaccgtcttatactatAATTTATGtaaactaaaattaaaataaaggAAATACATAACATTTATGAGGTAATATCTAATAGCGTAATAATTATTCCGTTCTGTAAAATAAATCGAGACAAACGTTTTGACCGACATAAAAATGAAGACGCACATTATAGCCATTGAAAACAATAAAGCCATACAAAACAAAGGTTTTAATGACTACCAAACTCAACCTAACAATACACCTGACAATAcacaaacacaatcataacaaaACCCAAATTCAAAGAGCATGTTCGGCATATCAATTTATAAATAAACCTCACAAAAACAAAGATCCACATGAACTGATATCTTTCTCCATTCTCTATTTCCAATTGTGATGCATGTTCGTTGCTCAATTAACCGGACCCGTTGATGCATGTTTGTTGCTCATTTAATCGGACCCAGTGAGTAGTAGTATCTTGATTTTCAATTTGGTCTCATCTGTGAGCATAAGTATGACAACGGGAGTATGACAACAGGAGTATGGCAATGACAGCGTAATTTAAAACCATAGTGATTCTAAATTGGTGATTTGATTTTGTGAGTTGTGACTGATGGAGGGTGATTAGGGTTGGTTTGACAATTTATACTGATTTTTGTAGGGGGTTGCTAGACATAATTCTCAAAGATAATGTTGATCTCTTATCAGAATTTGGTCAATTATTTTATGGTTATGAACAGATGATTTCCAAAGATAGCTGAATTCGTAACTAACATATTCGATCGATATGATCCTGGAACTCTGAAAGTATTAACTGCAATTACTGAGATTATGTTACGTAATCAAAAGTAAATTTGGAAGAAATCTCCATGATTTTAGCATCATATCAAAACCAACTAATTTCTGGTATCCTTCCTTCTTTATTATATTGTATATTCTaattaaatattaaataaaaatggaaTATTCTATACAATATGCCATACACCACGTATATTTATCTTCTcagttttactttttttttcttctaattACTCTAATCCCCTATATGCTTAAGATGACACATCAGACCGAGATTAATACTTAAGATGACACATCAGCAAGCTTGGCAACTGCATTAGATAAGTATATGATTATAGTCAACATTCGAACTTCGAAAAAAGCTATTCTTTCCAAAAACTACCTAGCATGGTGGCCCTATGCCGTGTGATCAATAGCGAATCTAGAAAAATTTCCTCCCGGGGTCCTGATTAATATTTAAAATCTATATACACATAAAAaagttataaatttatttttttaccctgaaaattagacaaaatatgcaaaaaaaaaaaaaaaaaaaaattgtttccgGTGTATGTGCACCCCAGAATGTTGTTAGTAAATTCGTCGCTACGTGTGACGATACCCTGAAACCCCTTAATTTGAAGTGTTGGATCTCGGAACTAATAGTTGCAATTACTAATTTAGCTCATTATATAGGTTATTTTTGATACCAAACATTTAACTAAAAATggtttggtaattagcagattttaaaaacgattttgtttgttttgggAAAGCAAATAAAGATAGGGAGAATCATCATTAACATTAAATATGCTCCTTTCAATTCTTAATAACCTTCTCTATTCCCTCACGAGAAATAAGAAGTAATTTGGACCACATAAAAAGTATCACAtacaattgaatttggaccacacaaaacacactaccctaCATGTAGAAAACGAAATAGGGAAGATATTATGAATTGACGAAACAAGAAATAGGGATTTGTAATTCATCGTTTTGATTTAAAAAAAATGGATTTTTTTTTACGTCGTTTAGTTTAAGGTTATTTCGGATAATAAGTCGTCGTTTTGAATTTAGAAAATCGATTTGTTTTACAGCGACTAGTTCCACGTTTTTCGATATGTAATTCGTCGTTTTGATTAGTGATTCCATATTAGTTGTTAATTTCGATTTTTTATACCTCTCATATTCTAAGGTTATAGGACCCTTTATGTGTGTCTAAGTACAAGATAGACTATGAAAGACTAATAGGGGAGCTTAAACAAATGTGTCATAATTGAAAATGTGATCGCTTATTAGGGGCAAACTCAAACTGTCATATCTAGAGTTTTAGAGCTCTGATGATGGTGATTCAAATTAGAGGTGAAAGCTTATTGTCTTGGTTTTCTAACACATGGTCACAAACTTCATTACGATAAGTAACAAATAAATGACAGttgtttgaaattcagtgcgcaaaGCTGAACTCGCTGAGTCAACTACGCGTTAATTAATTTCCTACCTCTGCTATATCCTAAattgattctaatattattatattaaccCTAAACTGACCTACCTAGACCCTATATCTATATATACCCTTCATACATCAGTTTAGACACCTTTGATATTACAACACTCACAAAAGCCCTAATTTACAATAGAGAAGAGAAGAGACGCGATTAAGGACCATTATCAATCCTTACACACCGAACCTTCGTAAATAAGCCTAGATATATATACTTTTAATTACTTCCTTTACAACCATGACTTTGACTGTCCTTTTGACCACCCCAAAATCTTCCGTTGACCACCTTGACCGGGGGTTTGACCGTGCGGGTTTGGTGGTATTTGGGGGATTTTGGGGTAGATTCTTGTCCTAATCGCTATTATATTGATAGATTAGTAATTGCGTGCATATTATATGATGTTTAGGTGGATAATTCGTTAAGGACCGCTTCTAATTGATCTTTAATTGAAGAATTGCTAAATGGTAGGTTAATACTCAATCCTTGCTTTATGTTGTTTATTgtttatgattaagcatgttgaGATGATTTATTGTTGATGTGAGATGATTTATTGTAAAATTGAGACGGTCTTTTAAGATGGATTACTGTCATTAAATATCTTATGTTAATGACGTTGTTGTTAATGTTTCAATTAGTCTTATTTTAGACGAGTATATCCGTCTAAGTAGACGAGTCAAATATGTCATcactttcataataagacaacCTCCACCATCCCACTTGTTAtttgtcttattatgaaagtggtgacatatttgacccgtctacaagTTTAGACGGATACTGTCCGTTTAAAGTGATATTTTGTGTTAATGATTGTTAATTTAATTGTTGGATTACATAATGAAATTTTTGGTTATTGTTGAATCGTGTTGGAAGTTGAGGTTGGTTGGTTATTGGCACATTTTGAGATTTTGTATAGGTCAAGCACAATTGCGGTTGTGGACCTGAATTTTATAGGTCAGGCACGGGAATGTGGAAGACCCGTGGACCTTGGGATGAGTATAGGCCAGGTAGGGCAGGTGTTTGGTGTTGGCTGTAGACCTCAGTTATGGGTGGTGTGAGCCACAGTGATGGTAGGCGTTGTGGAGTTGTTGTGTATTGtccttattgtcttattttaGGATAATTTCATGTGAATAATCCATCATGTGGGTGCCCTGCAAATAACACTAATCCTATCAGTAATTTCAATTAAATCCATCTTATCCCCCTTTTTTCCCAGAATAAGCTTACCCAATTTTTTGACCGGTTACATTAGGTCACCACTCACCTCCTCCTCCACTTTATAACCAAACTTCTTCCTCGATCACCACCATCAAAAACCTCCAAAATCACCACCGTCATAAACACCACCGCACCTCCGCTGAACTTCGATAACTCTTTCAAAACCCCCATAGACGATGGCGTGACGGGTTTTTCCTCGATCAAAATCGAGCTATACGACATCGTTTTTCCatcctctttttctttcttcacatCTTCAGAGATTGAATCAGTTGAAACATCCTCCGAAACTAAAACTTCCACCTCTTTCGCAATCTCTGAACCTAAACCATTCGCATTCAGATTAATTTCGGGTTCGGGAATTGTAACCAATGCTCCCGAATCTACTGACATTGGGTCGGATTCATTATTTGGTGGATTAGGGTTTGAGTTAGGGATTGAAATCGGGTTAGGTGATATGGATTGGTGTGCGTCGTCATCGTCACAGTACGCGTCTTGGAGAGTATCCATTGAATTGGAATTCGGAATTTGAAATTGGGAGTTAGATTTGATTTCGGAATAATTGGGATTGCAAATTGATGAAGTAATGGAGGATTTATTGTATTATTGGATGAAACTAGggtttgtattgaattgaattgggAATTGGGAATTGGGAATTGGGAATTGGGAATTGGGAATTCGGAGGGGAAAGACGGAGAGAGTGGGCTATATAAACATATAAGAAGCGGAAGATGATATGCAATATATAGTGACAACGTCGTGTTTCTCATTGGTTTTTCTTCCTATTTTTATACTCCTTGAGTCGGGTTTTTTTTGGATTGAAACTCTCTAATTTGAATTGAAGTAGACTATGAAGGTAGTAAATGACTTCGTGCTTGTGGTGAGGCAGAGATGGTGCTGGTGCGGGTGCAGTGCTGAGTTCATCGAGAAATCAACGACTATTGACGAAGGTATACGTGTAGTTATTAATGTCATTTACAAGGGTGACATGTTCTTCAGGTTGCCCGTCTTCCGAGAGTGTTATGGGAAGGAAGGGGGATAGGATGAATTTAATTGGAATTACTGATAGGATGAAGTGTTATTTGCAGGACacccataggatggattattcacATAATATAATCCCTTATTTTATGCAAATGTTGATAATATGTATATTATGTATTGGTTTTGTTGTCCGACTCAACTGTTAGTTGGCGCTTTTATGTTTCAAATGACAAAATTGTCGCCTGCTTTATATGGGGTGACTTGTTATGAACCATTTATTATTTCCGGTTGAATGAGGAGCATATTAAACTTACAGGTTTTATTTAAGTGGCTTGTTGGATGCTTGTGGGGGATCTTTGGATGCGAGGATGCATACATATGGACTCTAGATCAAAACATAGATTATCATTAAcaatatttattatttaattagttATTTTGGAGAATCTGTAATAAGACCACTGAGTTTTATTTAATAAGGTATTCAATTATTTAAAGTACcttttgttagaaatctatatctcattatactcaacatattcatatatgttacaatttaatttagtcataaaattaatttagatcttatgcatgcaaacataattagaaatagagaagaaatcgttattcttacaatggattttcggattaaaagggtaccaacaagatctccttcttgttagttcttgagcattccaaataatggatgaacaaagattcaagtatagaatctctcccaaaagtgaatacccaaggaatactcttaaagactaaaataatatgatctagtattaggattagtgttacttaaaattttgacacaaaatatttacttgttctctcttgttttcggttgagagagaatagatgagtgagtttttatttctctaggattttcacaaaagaTAGAGACAAtatcatttcttacactagaaatttttatgaaaaatgatgaatgaataaaattgaaatgaaaaactcttttcttttcacCTATGGTGGCCGAAAtaattggccttgggtagcatgcccaatgccttttatttttgctcttctcaaaagctaggtttgcatggctactagttagATATAATTATggtgttttccacttaagataaaaacacaatataaatcttacactccctccattatttcggcatacttaaaataaaatgggtagtccattttattttgtcatttgtcaattttgtcacatgtaacatattacatgacatgtcacaatgtaatgtatttttaacatattaaaaatcaacatactcataaaatatgtcatttacaaaattgactagtaattcgtaattacttgtaccaaaacggtttatcaaattataaattacaacgtcttgtatttataataaattattcattcaatttctatttcaattatttcgtaaacaataattttatccaagtaataaaacaatttaattacttagaccgcatctaatataatcgaattacagtaagacacgttaattttactcacaagatcatccgtcaattttaagcaatttaattaactcgtatcggcatacgattaattaaataatcaattaagagtatttccctataggtatgacctaaggggatcaactgatcaccaccgtcgcacgacagtaatgtcaaactctagtcagccaatcattaccgatatgtgtggaccagttgactgtaaaaatattacatcccacatgtattcttaaaatgagatttaaacatgtgatcattatgatcgacagttgtgatcgcattattgtcggaggacacatattccaataatctcccacttgtcctcgacaatgtgcgtcaccaattctcttgtcctactactatctcccactcaatgcaaggtgtctttaaggtcatacttgcaagtgatcatatcgagagtggtttcctcgatctggagaataattgattgaccggaattatctaccatagataccttccgagcgtggccacgcatttcaagttcattactcctcgagtggccctgagatattattttaaccctgacaaggggtggacaattcttatcgcactattcccttcaactagccacagccatcataacccaaaatatgtccatttgaccccatttacgaaggtcgtagtaacacaaatcaaagttaatctgaaactgtgccaccttaggtgaacagtctttagtcaaaagaatcgactcattagaatactatagtagctctcgccacgaccagactatataaatttgccagaactctataagcggtcattagcccgacaaagtgttcttaacagtctgtctatgtgatcgactagtcatctcacatgactccatggcacttgaacttgccatcaatcgcatcacactctagtcacttcgagacgtcacctcatacaagtgactataggcgaataccatgttaatccgggttcactttaacggggttcaatgttgtctctacaacctgtttggatgtaacaaagtataaaaggagtttttcagcttaaaaactcgaacgacaaatgtgattatcacatatgaatagtcaatacctgattactatttcatattctataatctaatttgatcttttatgtagttattaatctcaatccaattgaaatgacatgactcatcatgttaagcctatgaaaaggctttggttagtaggttttatcaacttcttgtacctaactcaaccttactacatactcgttttcctttgtaatgtatacatttgcattacaaaactttctgagtacgtgtcaagatccaatcaagacataggccttctagccttagaatagctcccactgttttcacagtgtacgggactcatccttcttgcacatcccatgattgcaagtgtactcaatttccgttgtaaatattcctcattgttctttattgcctagaacgattctagaaaatccttttcttaaataacatagccacaacggtatcttaaccatcctaatgtgttttggttacggttttgtcggaaaccatgcgcaatttcaattgtcacttgtgtaacacccttacacaaaattgcataaaaaaaacactttgcattacatccttaatgcttctgcaagcacttgaggataatctttatggcttacttggcaactattacttaaattctatttgaaacaattcatcatacttaaagtatatgaagtgttatacatcatttcctatttaattgattcggcagcgg from Silene latifolia isolate original U9 population chromosome 2, ASM4854445v1, whole genome shotgun sequence encodes the following:
- the LOC141643140 gene encoding allene oxide cyclase, chloroplastic-like, coding for MTTSSTLLSKTICSSLINHQNPKSLAFSSTNASFGQVGFKLCGKSFTKSLKSTRSTSRQFSNRPSLTCRNQVSTFDRSSDERVQNFSVYELNHRDRESPAILKLSKKTDVFALGDLVPFTNTLYSGDLQKRLGITAGLCILIQNKPEKKGDRYEAIYSFYFGDYGHLSIQGPYLTYEDSYLTVTGGTGIFEGAYGQVRLHQIVYPIKIFYTFSLKGLKGDLPDVLLGTPVEPRPDVEPHPAAKDTLPHGVIPNFTD